Proteins encoded within one genomic window of Candidatus Pseudothioglobus singularis PS1:
- a CDS encoding MATE family efflux transporter — translation MNPSSTKLTHKRVLGVAIPIVLANATIPILGAVDTGVVGQMGLAVPIGAVGIGAIIISAIYWLFGFLRMGTTGLTAQAIGSNDHSETSALLVRGILIGLGAGLVLIMTQIPLFSAALGIAPASFEVESLAQEYLKIRVYSAPAAIAIFGITGWLIANERTRAVLVLMLLINSINIVLDFVFVLRLGWGVEGVAYATLIAEWSGLFFGLWLARKGFKNGYWRNWSQIFDRARLTKMAKVNSDILIRSVLLEIAFVSFLFLGSSFDDATLAANQVLIQFLNITAYAMDGFAFAAEALVGKALGAKNRLIFRRSAVMTSQWGFGSVVVMALTFYVFGNTIINVMTTAEDVRAVSYEYLPWMVLAPLVGAAAWMLDGIFIGATRTADMRNMMFISFCVYLIALALLLPKYGNHGLWASLIIFSIARGVTLAYKYPKLEASVED, via the coding sequence ATGAATCCAAGCTCAACTAAGCTTACTCACAAAAGAGTATTAGGCGTTGCCATACCCATTGTCTTGGCGAATGCAACCATCCCTATACTAGGAGCAGTTGACACAGGCGTTGTTGGTCAGATGGGACTTGCTGTTCCAATTGGAGCTGTTGGAATTGGTGCTATTATTATTTCAGCTATTTATTGGCTCTTCGGTTTTCTGAGAATGGGTACAACGGGACTTACCGCTCAGGCTATTGGTTCTAACGATCATTCAGAAACATCAGCACTTTTAGTTAGAGGGATCCTTATTGGTCTTGGTGCAGGTTTAGTCCTCATAATGACTCAAATTCCTCTATTCAGTGCTGCTCTTGGAATAGCACCAGCCTCCTTTGAGGTTGAGTCTTTGGCTCAAGAGTATTTGAAGATAAGGGTGTATAGTGCTCCAGCAGCAATAGCTATCTTTGGAATTACAGGTTGGCTTATTGCGAATGAGAGGACGCGAGCTGTTTTGGTTCTCATGTTGCTTATCAATTCCATCAATATAGTTTTAGATTTTGTCTTTGTTCTGAGGCTAGGTTGGGGGGTTGAAGGGGTCGCATATGCAACACTTATTGCGGAGTGGAGCGGACTATTTTTTGGATTATGGCTTGCAAGAAAGGGCTTCAAAAATGGGTATTGGAGAAACTGGAGTCAAATATTTGACAGAGCAAGACTAACCAAGATGGCTAAAGTGAACAGTGATATTTTGATTCGATCTGTTTTACTTGAAATAGCTTTTGTAAGTTTTCTTTTTCTTGGTTCTAGCTTTGATGATGCTACCCTGGCAGCGAATCAAGTACTCATTCAGTTTTTAAATATAACTGCTTACGCTATGGATGGTTTTGCCTTTGCAGCAGAGGCTCTGGTTGGTAAGGCGCTTGGCGCTAAAAATAGATTAATATTTCGAAGGTCAGCGGTTATGACAAGTCAGTGGGGTTTTGGCTCGGTTGTTGTCATGGCGCTCACTTTTTATGTTTTTGGAAATACTATTATTAATGTCATGACTACTGCTGAGGACGTCAGAGCCGTAAGCTATGAGTATCTACCATGGATGGTTCTTGCACCTCTTGTTGGGGCAGCAGCCTGGATGCTGGATGGCATTTTTATTGGTGCAACCAGGACCGCAGATATGCGCAATATGATGTTTATTTCATTTTGCGTCTATCTGATTGCTTTGGCATTACTGTTACCTAAATACGGCAATCATGGGCTTTGGGCCTCACTTATTATCTTTTCAATTGCAAGGGGGGTGACTTTGGCCTATAAGTATCCAAAGCTAGAGGCTTCAGTTGAGGATTAA
- a CDS encoding thiol-disulfide oxidoreductase DCC family protein gives MKNDSDGKVLFNEECSICNFEIKHYKKRSKLEYENCSQKGDKYLKALYVEFPDGREIKGVDAFIYVWSNTKGYGWLAKFASLPVIFSLAKILYAFLAFILYWRFKIFNRTLSS, from the coding sequence ATGAAAAATGATTCAGATGGAAAAGTTTTATTTAATGAAGAGTGTAGTATTTGTAACTTCGAAATAAAGCACTATAAAAAGCGATCTAAGCTTGAATATGAGAACTGCAGTCAAAAGGGTGATAAATACCTAAAAGCCCTTTATGTAGAGTTTCCAGATGGACGAGAAATCAAAGGCGTTGATGCTTTTATCTATGTTTGGAGCAATACCAAGGGCTACGGCTGGCTTGCAAAGTTTGCTAGTCTTCCAGTTATCTTTAGCCTTGCTAAGATTTTGTATGCCTTCCTTGCATTCATTCTTTATTGGCGATTCAAGATTTTCAACCGTACCTTGTCTAGCTAA
- a CDS encoding DMT family transporter: MQSPQTKAIILNISSIVLFSIMVIFIRKASESLHILEVVFFRNLLALIVMLPIIKSIGLAAIKMNNTRLFFMRGFVGAIGMIAGFTCLTLIPLAQATAISFSQPLFITIGATIFLGEIIKARRIAAIIVGIIGMLIIVQPGFNSLSLGIILAIISALALSVNALIVKKLTLTDTPHAIIIWMVVMLIPITLIPAIPVWEWPSLEAWLYLWGIAILGTLAHFSWTKSYAMADITSLEPIGFIKLPIMALLGWMIFSEIPGTWTWVGGLIIFMSTIYISQREAKASGSHKPNKGAQEPKL, from the coding sequence TTGCAAAGCCCTCAAACTAAAGCAATCATTTTAAATATTTCTTCTATCGTTCTTTTTTCAATCATGGTTATTTTTATTAGAAAAGCATCGGAAAGCTTACATATTCTTGAAGTTGTTTTTTTCAGAAACCTTTTGGCTTTAATTGTCATGCTGCCAATTATAAAATCTATTGGCTTAGCCGCAATCAAAATGAATAACACTAGATTATTTTTTATGAGGGGCTTTGTTGGTGCTATTGGAATGATTGCAGGGTTTACCTGCTTAACGCTTATACCACTTGCCCAAGCTACGGCAATTAGCTTCTCTCAGCCCCTATTTATTACCATTGGAGCAACTATTTTTTTAGGTGAGATCATTAAGGCTCGAAGAATTGCTGCCATTATTGTTGGAATTATTGGAATGCTCATCATTGTGCAGCCAGGGTTCAATAGCCTCTCATTAGGAATAATACTCGCCATTATTTCAGCCTTAGCGTTATCAGTTAACGCTTTAATAGTGAAAAAACTTACCCTGACAGACACGCCGCATGCAATTATTATATGGATGGTAGTCATGCTTATTCCAATTACTTTGATACCAGCTATCCCAGTTTGGGAGTGGCCCAGCTTAGAAGCTTGGCTATACTTATGGGGAATTGCAATTTTAGGAACCCTGGCACACTTCTCATGGACTAAGTCCTATGCAATGGCAGACATAACCAGCCTTGAGCCAATCGGATTCATAAAACTTCCAATTATGGCTCTGTTAGGGTGGATGATTTTTTCAGAAATACCTGGAACCTGGACTTGGGTTGGGGGATTGATAATTTTCATGTCGACAATTTATATCAGCCAACGAGAAGCTAAAGCTTCTGGCTCTCATAAACCTAATAAAGGTGCTCAAGAGCCAAAACTATAA
- a CDS encoding MerC domain-containing protein, whose protein sequence is MSTLALQYKYLNDKIAIGLSMACAAHCLLMPSFVLAIPLFFSGQLDNEFLHRLMLWVIVPVSLYALSSGYKKHKRMPIFLLGLAGILMLISAVTIEEIFLGEELITLLGSITITFAHFLNWKNCTQK, encoded by the coding sequence ATGTCAACACTTGCTCTTCAATATAAATACCTGAATGATAAAATTGCTATTGGACTATCAATGGCCTGTGCAGCTCATTGCTTATTGATGCCATCATTTGTTTTGGCTATACCTCTATTTTTCTCAGGTCAATTAGATAATGAATTCTTACATCGGTTGATGTTGTGGGTAATTGTTCCAGTAAGTTTATATGCTTTATCAAGTGGCTATAAAAAACACAAAAGGATGCCAATTTTTCTTCTTGGACTTGCTGGAATTTTAATGCTTATAAGTGCTGTTACAATTGAAGAGATCTTTTTAGGTGAGGAGTTAATTACTTTACTAGGTTCAATTACAATTACATTCGCCCACTTTCTAAATTGGAAAAACTGCACTCAGAAGTGA
- a CDS encoding c-type cytochrome, producing the protein MLKKLLVIPLIILLVGCNPDDKDKSSDYLVQSGEAIYNKNCASCHGPNGQGLAEDWRIKDANGNYPAPPLNGTAHTWHHSPAQLLYTINKGGTEMGGQMPAFEDLLSETEKQALIDYMYNLWPNEIQTRYDERYK; encoded by the coding sequence ATGTTAAAAAAATTACTCGTCATCCCTCTCATCATTTTATTAGTAGGATGCAATCCTGATGATAAAGATAAAAGCTCAGATTATCTAGTGCAGTCTGGTGAGGCAATTTATAATAAAAATTGTGCAAGCTGTCACGGTCCTAATGGTCAAGGTCTTGCTGAAGATTGGAGGATAAAGGATGCGAATGGCAACTATCCAGCACCACCTCTTAATGGAACGGCTCACACTTGGCATCATTCACCGGCTCAATTACTTTATACAATTAATAAGGGTGGCACAGAAATGGGTGGTCAAATGCCTGCATTTGAAGACTTACTTTCTGAAACAGAAAAACAAGCCTTAATAGACTATATGTATAATCTATGGCCTAACGAAATTCAAACAAGATATGATGAGAGATATAAATAG
- a CDS encoding DUF4396 domain-containing protein codes for MQFIPAINDGFWLCKHTWKRSRLNTFWCLLGCSIGDFGTIFTFQMIEHSWSVWMVMTLAIMNGLLTSIALETIILSKQMAIKLAFKTAIGMSFISMIAMEFAMNLTDVLLTGGAVLTWWVIPFMLLAGFATPLPYNYWRLKKYGIACH; via the coding sequence ATGCAATTTATTCCAGCAATAAATGATGGTTTTTGGCTTTGTAAGCACACCTGGAAAAGAAGTAGATTGAATACATTTTGGTGTTTACTTGGCTGTTCAATCGGTGATTTTGGCACAATTTTTACCTTTCAAATGATTGAGCATAGCTGGTCTGTCTGGATGGTTATGACGCTTGCAATAATGAATGGGCTTCTAACGAGTATTGCTCTAGAAACAATCATTCTTAGCAAGCAAATGGCAATAAAATTAGCGTTTAAAACTGCTATAGGTATGAGCTTTATATCTATGATTGCTATGGAATTTGCAATGAATTTAACAGATGTACTCCTTACAGGCGGTGCAGTTCTAACTTGGTGGGTGATTCCTTTTATGCTTTTAGCAGGATTTGCTACGCCTTTGCCATACAACTACTGGCGTTTGAAGAAATATGGTATAGCTTGTCATTAA
- a CDS encoding HesA/MoeB/ThiF family protein, with protein MEDQELLRYSKQIMLPQVDVEGQQKIMDATVLIVGMGGLGSPTALYLAAAGVGHLIIADFDQVELSNLQRQIIHQTKDIGDDKVNSAKNKLTELNPNIKITIANELIHTGNLPDLIKGVDIVLDGTDNFESRFEINQICVEHQKPLVSAAVVRFEGQVSVFKGYEKDQPCYQCLYSVEGEDNESCIDNGVLAPVAGLVGTIQALQAIKVILQLGDQLSGSLLLVDALDLSFRKVKISKDLKCPVCNSSQ; from the coding sequence ATGGAAGATCAAGAACTACTGAGATACTCCAAGCAAATTATGTTGCCTCAGGTCGATGTTGAGGGTCAGCAAAAAATTATGGACGCTACAGTCCTTATTGTTGGAATGGGGGGTCTTGGGTCACCCACCGCTCTGTATTTGGCAGCAGCTGGGGTAGGGCACCTTATTATCGCTGACTTTGATCAAGTTGAATTATCAAATCTACAGCGACAAATTATTCATCAGACCAAAGACATTGGTGATGACAAGGTGAACTCTGCAAAGAACAAGTTGACTGAGCTCAACCCAAACATTAAGATCACGATTGCCAATGAACTTATTCATACCGGTAATCTCCCTGATCTGATTAAAGGTGTCGACATTGTCTTAGATGGGACTGACAACTTTGAAAGCCGCTTTGAAATTAATCAGATCTGCGTTGAGCATCAGAAACCTCTTGTCTCAGCTGCTGTGGTCAGATTTGAAGGTCAGGTTTCAGTTTTTAAGGGCTATGAAAAAGACCAGCCCTGTTACCAGTGCCTCTATAGTGTTGAGGGTGAAGACAATGAAAGCTGTATAGATAATGGAGTGTTAGCGCCTGTTGCTGGACTTGTTGGCACCATACAGGCTTTGCAAGCGATTAAAGTTATATTGCAATTGGGAGACCAGCTGAGTGGCTCTCTACTCCTAGTTGATGCCCTTGATTTAAGTTTTAGAAAAGTTAAGATTAGTAAAGATTTGAAGTGCCCGGTTTGTAACTCAAGTCAATAA
- the msrA gene encoding peptide-methionine (S)-S-oxide reductase MsrA codes for MQTAYLAGGCFWCVEAIFQRVKGVKEVENGYCNGTTINPSYESICTGQTGHAEVLRVDFDEDEVTFEALLEVFVETHDPTSLNRQGADRGTQYRSAVFYTNDSQKEIATSVIGKIKGAVTEVTELDVFYPAEVYHQNYFNNNSNQPYCQMVILPKVTKYFK; via the coding sequence ATGCAAACAGCTTATCTTGCAGGTGGTTGCTTTTGGTGCGTAGAAGCTATATTTCAGCGCGTTAAAGGTGTCAAAGAAGTAGAAAATGGTTACTGTAACGGAACAACAATAAATCCATCCTATGAATCAATATGCACTGGCCAGACAGGGCATGCAGAAGTTTTAAGGGTTGACTTTGATGAAGACGAGGTAACCTTTGAGGCGTTATTAGAAGTTTTTGTGGAGACGCATGATCCAACGAGTCTTAATCGGCAGGGTGCTGATAGAGGAACTCAGTATCGATCTGCTGTCTTCTATACAAATGATTCGCAAAAAGAGATTGCAACTTCAGTGATTGGAAAAATTAAGGGTGCTGTGACTGAGGTTACGGAGCTTGATGTTTTTTATCCAGCTGAGGTTTATCATCAAAACTACTTTAATAATAATTCAAATCAGCCTTATTGCCAAATGGTGATATTACCTAAAGTGACTAAATACTTTAAATAG
- a CDS encoding AI-2E family transporter: MTESVNNRHGNGLVLILLALSILAIVWLFTPFIAYLFLSLLICISTFSSFDKLAQKQSKNRAALIMTLVVTVLLILPLGYILLVSGIETTALINRLQSDFQLSEISRITDEIIMGLPLSDSIREFLDSSLRNNLESIAIAIKDFSIVILKSITKLSSQFVFFVIITIFSLYYFYIDGPSFIEKIRKVSPLDNKINDLLLNQFSGLSLTLVGSVFLVALTQGIAFAIGVMIVGLPALFFGVAMALASFIPVLGGVLVWLPISIYLFAIGEPTSAIIIIIFGAIIAGTIIDNFLRPVIIMRLSSSMKHQSPLNHTLITVLSTLAGIIKFGILGLFIGPIIAAMSITIFDIYQIQFGKSK; encoded by the coding sequence GTGACAGAAAGTGTTAATAATCGTCATGGTAATGGTTTAGTATTAATTCTTCTAGCGCTTTCCATTCTTGCAATAGTCTGGCTATTTACTCCCTTCATTGCCTACCTATTCTTATCTCTTTTAATTTGTATATCGACCTTTAGTAGTTTTGATAAGCTTGCACAGAAGCAGTCCAAAAATAGAGCCGCACTTATTATGACTCTAGTTGTCACGGTGCTTTTGATTTTGCCACTTGGATACATTTTGTTGGTCAGTGGTATCGAGACTACTGCGCTCATTAACAGACTTCAGAGTGACTTTCAGCTCAGTGAAATAAGCAGAATTACAGATGAAATTATCATGGGTCTTCCTTTGTCTGACTCTATTCGAGAGTTTTTAGATAGCTCACTTAGAAACAATCTTGAGAGTATTGCTATCGCAATTAAAGACTTCTCTATTGTAATTCTTAAAAGCATTACGAAGCTCTCCAGTCAGTTCGTCTTTTTTGTAATCATTACCATCTTCTCACTTTACTATTTTTATATAGATGGCCCCTCTTTCATTGAAAAGATAAGAAAGGTCTCTCCTCTGGATAATAAGATTAATGATTTACTTCTTAATCAGTTCTCTGGACTATCACTGACTCTAGTAGGAAGTGTTTTTTTAGTTGCTTTAACGCAAGGTATTGCGTTTGCAATTGGGGTCATGATCGTTGGTCTGCCTGCGTTATTTTTTGGCGTAGCGATGGCTCTTGCTAGCTTTATTCCAGTTTTGGGAGGCGTTTTAGTTTGGCTTCCAATTTCAATCTATCTGTTTGCTATTGGCGAGCCAACCAGCGCTATTATTATTATTATTTTTGGCGCCATTATAGCGGGCACAATCATTGATAACTTTTTGAGACCCGTTATTATCATGAGGCTCTCAAGCTCAATGAAGCATCAAAGCCCACTCAACCATACTCTAATTACTGTTCTTTCTACGCTTGCAGGAATCATTAAGTTTGGTATTTTGGGTCTTTTCATTGGCCCAATCATCGCCGCCATGTCGATTACTATCTTCGACATTTATCAAATTCAATTTGGTAAGTCTAAGTAA
- a CDS encoding integration host factor subunit alpha, whose protein sequence is MSLTKQDIANTLVKKTELTQTQALALTNQFFDQIIETLKSGEEIKLSSFGNFVVRNKTPRPGRNPKTGEEVMISARKVVTFKAGPKLKLATQKGKK, encoded by the coding sequence ATGTCCCTTACAAAACAAGATATTGCTAATACTCTCGTCAAAAAAACAGAGCTTACTCAAACACAAGCGCTAGCCCTAACCAATCAATTTTTCGATCAAATCATTGAAACTCTTAAATCAGGCGAAGAAATAAAACTATCTAGTTTTGGCAATTTTGTTGTTCGCAATAAAACGCCCCGACCTGGCAGAAACCCTAAGACAGGTGAAGAGGTGATGATCAGTGCCAGGAAAGTGGTTACTTTTAAGGCCGGACCAAAGCTTAAATTAGCCACACAAAAAGGTAAGAAGTAG
- the pheT gene encoding phenylalanine--tRNA ligase subunit beta, protein MNISTRWLREWVSPDVSDIELSEKLTMAGLEVDQIAPVAPPFEGLVVGHVVSCGKHPNADKLSLCEVDVGADENLQIICGAPNVREDLKVAVATVGSVLPSKLKIKRAKLRGVESNGMLCSESEMGMSDSHDGIIELDSESQIGENVRSVLDLDDQIIELDITPNRGDCFSVLGVAREVCVNYDLSMPALNYKASQKGNISFTSTVSNPKECPRYLTRVISGVDNTTQTPKWMAQKLSRASQQLHSPIVDITNYVLLELGQPMHAFDLSKINGDINVRSAKKNEPLELLNGQSVELTEDTLVIADEKSAIAIAGVIGGMGSSTLEDSTEILLESAFFEPVAISGVARSYGLHTEASLRFERGVDFNITSQAMERATELVLEICGGQASKINECTHSDSLPQIEPIEISKEKISKVLGFELETSWIESKFQFLELDFKTNNDDSWTITPPSFRFDIRIPADIIEELARLYGYDKIPVKRLSIEANISNASQAQVSSHVLSSSLVNRGYQEVIAYSFISNEMHDLVDPKSKKILLQNPISDDMAVMRSSLWSGLIQSAKSNIRRGHLNSRFFELGLCFSGISVEDQVQKIAGIISGNRYNSQWGSSEREVDFFDIKSDVEALLALSKKDYSFEAAEHPALQMGQSAKIMNGKKQIGWVGALSPKLQKKLSMPTAFLFELIQSEIEQGETPIYASFSSFQASQRDIAIVVSKELSADEIIGSIQSLKQADLVDVNLFDVYEGEHIEQGSKSVALNLTYQSTEVTLTDEQLAEKVSKIVAHLETNFSAKLR, encoded by the coding sequence ATGAATATTTCAACTAGATGGTTAAGAGAATGGGTCAGTCCAGATGTAAGCGACATAGAGCTCTCTGAAAAATTAACAATGGCCGGTTTGGAGGTTGACCAGATTGCCCCAGTGGCTCCTCCATTTGAAGGCCTAGTTGTAGGGCACGTTGTAAGCTGCGGGAAACATCCCAATGCAGACAAATTAAGTCTGTGTGAAGTCGATGTTGGCGCTGATGAAAATCTTCAAATTATTTGCGGTGCACCTAATGTCAGAGAGGATTTAAAGGTGGCCGTTGCAACAGTTGGCTCAGTTCTTCCGAGTAAACTTAAAATCAAACGCGCCAAACTGAGAGGGGTTGAGTCCAATGGGATGCTATGCTCAGAGTCCGAGATGGGTATGTCAGATAGCCATGACGGCATCATTGAGCTTGATTCAGAGTCTCAGATTGGTGAGAATGTTCGATCAGTTCTCGATCTTGATGATCAAATCATCGAGCTTGATATTACCCCAAACCGTGGTGACTGTTTCAGTGTTCTTGGTGTTGCTAGAGAGGTTTGCGTTAACTATGATCTTTCAATGCCAGCCCTTAATTATAAAGCGTCTCAAAAAGGAAATATATCATTCACCTCGACAGTCAGCAACCCGAAAGAGTGCCCAAGGTATCTAACGCGCGTAATCAGCGGCGTTGATAATACTACTCAAACACCAAAATGGATGGCTCAAAAATTATCACGCGCCTCCCAGCAGCTCCATTCACCGATTGTTGATATAACCAATTATGTTCTTTTAGAGCTCGGTCAGCCGATGCATGCCTTTGATTTGTCGAAAATTAATGGTGACATTAATGTGAGATCTGCCAAAAAAAATGAGCCACTTGAGCTTTTAAATGGACAAAGCGTTGAGCTTACTGAGGACACTCTAGTCATTGCTGACGAGAAATCTGCCATAGCAATAGCTGGGGTCATTGGCGGCATGGGATCATCCACTCTGGAAGATTCAACTGAGATTTTATTAGAAAGTGCCTTTTTTGAGCCAGTTGCAATTTCAGGCGTAGCAAGGTCATATGGACTTCATACAGAGGCATCTCTAAGGTTTGAGAGAGGCGTTGACTTTAACATTACGAGTCAAGCAATGGAGAGGGCAACTGAGCTCGTTCTCGAAATTTGCGGCGGACAGGCATCCAAGATTAATGAGTGTACTCACTCAGATTCACTACCTCAAATTGAGCCCATCGAAATCTCAAAAGAAAAAATTTCAAAGGTTCTAGGTTTTGAACTTGAGACATCATGGATTGAATCTAAGTTTCAGTTTCTTGAGTTAGATTTTAAGACAAACAATGATGACTCTTGGACAATCACGCCGCCAAGTTTTCGTTTTGATATTCGGATTCCTGCAGATATTATTGAGGAGCTCGCTCGGCTTTATGGCTACGACAAGATTCCTGTTAAGAGGCTCTCAATTGAAGCCAATATATCAAATGCATCGCAGGCCCAAGTTAGCTCTCATGTTCTATCAAGTTCTCTGGTTAATAGAGGCTATCAAGAGGTCATCGCTTATAGCTTTATCTCAAACGAGATGCATGATTTGGTTGACCCTAAGTCAAAGAAAATTTTGCTTCAAAATCCAATCTCAGACGATATGGCAGTAATGCGATCGAGTCTATGGTCAGGTTTAATTCAATCTGCCAAATCAAACATAAGAAGAGGTCACCTTAACTCGCGCTTCTTCGAGCTAGGGCTTTGCTTCTCTGGCATTTCAGTTGAGGATCAAGTTCAAAAAATTGCCGGCATTATTTCAGGTAATCGCTATAACTCGCAATGGGGAAGTAGCGAACGTGAGGTTGATTTCTTTGACATTAAGTCAGATGTTGAAGCGTTATTAGCTCTGAGCAAAAAAGACTATTCTTTTGAGGCTGCTGAGCATCCTGCACTGCAGATGGGTCAGAGCGCAAAAATAATGAATGGAAAAAAACAGATCGGTTGGGTAGGCGCATTATCACCGAAACTTCAAAAGAAGCTATCGATGCCAACGGCTTTTCTTTTCGAACTTATTCAGTCAGAGATTGAGCAAGGTGAAACGCCAATTTATGCGTCTTTCTCATCTTTTCAGGCCTCTCAAAGAGATATTGCGATTGTAGTCTCAAAAGAGCTCAGTGCTGATGAGATTATTGGTTCTATCCAATCTTTAAAGCAAGCCGATCTGGTGGATGTTAACTTGTTCGATGTCTATGAAGGGGAGCATATCGAACAGGGCAGTAAAAGTGTGGCTCTAAATTTAACTTATCAATCGACAGAAGTTACCTTAACTGATGAACAACTGGCTGAAAAAGTTAGTAAAATAGTGGCTCATTTAGAAACAAATTTTTCAGCTAAATTAAGATAA
- the pheS gene encoding phenylalanine--tRNA ligase subunit alpha, whose product MINKIITDASKAIASAIDLKALDDSRVQYLGKKGELTDLLKGLGKLSKEERPAMGEAINEAKVKIQKLIETRKEELEEIALNQRLLDEKIDVTLPGRNSEKGSLHPITQTLNHIQDIFTKAGFEIEIGPEIEDDFHNFSALNIPEHHPARAMHDTFYFDANTVLRTHTSPVQIRTLERQKPPVRVIVPGKVYRCDSDVTHTPMFHQVEGLIVDKEASFSQLKGLLIDFLRAYFEKDDLKVRFRPSYFPFTEPSAEADIECVICGGEGCRVCKKSGWLEVLGCGVVHPNVLNAVNIDSEDYSGLAFGMGVERLAMLRYSVNDLRLFFENDVRFLNQF is encoded by the coding sequence TTGATTAACAAAATTATCACCGACGCCTCAAAAGCAATAGCCAGCGCGATAGATTTAAAAGCGCTCGACGATTCAAGGGTCCAGTATCTGGGTAAAAAGGGTGAATTGACTGACCTACTTAAAGGCTTAGGAAAGCTCTCGAAAGAGGAGCGTCCAGCGATGGGTGAGGCAATCAATGAGGCGAAGGTTAAGATTCAAAAGCTCATCGAAACTCGCAAAGAGGAACTCGAAGAGATCGCACTGAACCAAAGACTGCTCGATGAAAAAATTGACGTCACACTTCCTGGAAGGAATTCTGAAAAAGGGAGCCTTCATCCGATCACGCAAACTCTCAACCATATTCAAGACATTTTTACTAAGGCCGGTTTTGAGATAGAGATTGGGCCTGAAATTGAGGATGATTTTCATAACTTTAGTGCGCTCAATATTCCTGAGCATCATCCTGCAAGAGCGATGCATGACACGTTCTATTTCGACGCTAATACGGTACTAAGAACGCATACATCTCCCGTTCAAATCAGAACGCTAGAGAGACAAAAGCCACCCGTCAGGGTCATTGTCCCTGGCAAGGTGTATAGGTGTGACTCTGATGTCACTCATACACCGATGTTTCACCAGGTAGAGGGGCTCATTGTTGACAAAGAGGCCTCATTCTCTCAGCTCAAAGGTTTGCTCATCGACTTCTTAAGAGCTTACTTTGAAAAAGATGACCTCAAAGTTCGCTTTCGTCCCTCTTACTTTCCGTTCACGGAGCCATCAGCTGAGGCTGATATTGAATGCGTGATATGCGGCGGAGAAGGTTGCCGCGTCTGTAAAAAGTCAGGCTGGTTAGAAGTTTTGGGTTGCGGCGTTGTTCATCCAAACGTTTTGAATGCGGTTAATATTGACTCTGAAGATTATTCAGGGCTCGCTTTTGGAATGGGCGTTGAGAGACTTGCGATGCTCAGATATAGCGTCAATGATCTCAGATTATTTTTTGAGAATGACGTTCGCTTTTTAAATCAATTCTAG
- the rplT gene encoding 50S ribosomal protein L20, producing MARVSRGVQAHAKHKKVLKKAKGYYGARSKVYRVAKQAVIKAGQYAYRDRRQRRRQFRRLWIVRINAEARNNGLSYSQFINGLNKAGVEIDRKVLSDIAIFDKDAFAKIADQAKAGLAQ from the coding sequence ATGGCAAGAGTTTCAAGAGGTGTGCAAGCGCACGCTAAACACAAAAAAGTTTTAAAGAAAGCCAAAGGTTACTATGGTGCTCGCTCTAAAGTCTATCGCGTTGCTAAGCAGGCGGTAATTAAAGCGGGGCAATATGCCTATCGTGACCGTCGTCAACGTCGTCGTCAGTTCCGTAGATTATGGATTGTACGTATTAACGCTGAGGCAAGAAATAACGGCTTAAGCTACTCACAATTTATCAACGGTTTAAACAAAGCTGGTGTTGAGATTGATCGTAAAGTTCTATCAGACATCGCCATCTTTGATAAAGATGCCTTTGCTAAAATTGCTGATCAAGCAAAAGCTGGGTTAGCACAGTAG
- the rpmI gene encoding 50S ribosomal protein L35 yields the protein MPKLKTNRGAAKRFKKTASGGYKSKHSHLRHILTKKSTSRKRSLRSPDTIEKVDVPMVKRMLPYS from the coding sequence ATGCCGAAGTTAAAGACCAATAGAGGCGCTGCAAAGCGTTTCAAAAAGACCGCCAGTGGCGGTTACAAAAGTAAACACTCGCACTTGAGGCATATTTTGACCAAGAAGAGTACTTCAAGAAAACGCTCGCTGCGTTCACCTGACACCATTGAGAAGGTCGATGTACCAATGGTTAAAAGAATGTTACCGTACAGTTAA